The following are from one region of the Patagioenas fasciata isolate bPatFas1 chromosome 14, bPatFas1.hap1, whole genome shotgun sequence genome:
- the KIF20A gene encoding kinesin-like protein KIF20A — protein MAQALASPGLFSDDDVAVSPVFESTATGFGADVRKDLLSEFSAISPNLEGSQQAVAEDNNGKLKVYLRVRPLKPTEVEKGEDQGCVCIENSENLLLKAPKDSFTMRNTERGVGQAAHRFSFTQIFGPDVGQKLFFDETMKQVVKDVLNGQNWLVYAYGITNSGKTHTIQGSHKDGGILPRSLAVIFNSVGDRLYQAMDLKPSLSNEVIWLDSRQVRQEETKKQTLLRGGLWEEELLTPLKRSHSAESQLQATTSGSFDSGVAGLSSSSQLTNRSDSSQTEDLGPRWADLDRISLTNAGDVQFSIWVSFFEIYNELIYDLLEPPLSGQNRKKQTLRLCEDQTGNPYVKDLNWINVHDADEAWKLLKLGRKNQSFASTHMNQNSSRSHSVFSIRILHLQRGGSETVPKISELSLCDLAGSERCKDQKSGDRMKEANNINTSLHTLGRCITALRQNQQSKLKQTVVPFRDSKLTRVFQGFFTGRGRSCMIVNINQCASTYDETLYVAKFSAIASQLVQAPPTKLGLPSIQSIIKEHNRRTSQKLEAVAKEEVESEEESEDEADVSMYEKEDLLRIVEAARELLVKERQEKLQLEMRLREEICNEMKEHMQQKEQWCSQHVDAQRELLEELYEDKLNNLKESLTDYYQEEIQERDEKIEELQTALQEAKQKLESLDTKPKDSGQGLRRSKRVASSSALQQELVDAKAKLEQCQMELNTATAELRKYQKLLEPPPSAKPITVDVDRKLEDGQKNVRLLRSELQKLGESLQSAERACCHSTSAGKLREALCTCDDILAKQDQTLAELQNNMMLVKLDLRKKAACIAEQYHTVQKLQAPPTSALKKRFCANRENLQPTQPPGKRPFLHNLLTRSAARPGAGRGWQLRSVAL, from the exons ATGGCACAAGCACTTGCCTCCCCAGGGCTGTTCTCAGATGATGATGTTGCGGTGTCCCCTGTTTTTGAATCCACAGCAACGGGGTTTGGGGCTGATGTGCGCAAGGACTTGCTGTCAGAGTTCTCTGCCATCTCACCCAATCTTGAGGGCTCCCAGCAG GCTGTAGCTGAAGACAACAATGGAAAGTTAAAGGTGTATCTGAGAGTTCGACCTCTGAAACCTACAGAAGTGGAAAAAGGGGAAGACCAG GGCTGTGTCTGCATTGAGAATTCAGAGAATCTCCTTCTAAAAGCCCCGAAAGACTCCTTCACCATGCGGAACACAGAACGTGGAGTGGGACAAGCAGCGCACAGATTCTCTTTCACCCAG ATCTTTGGACCAGATGTAGGGCAGAAATTGTTCTTTGATGAGACGATGAAGCAGGTGGTGAAGGATGTACTGAACGGGCAGAACTGGCTGGTCTATGCTTATGGCATCACCAATTCGGGGAAGACTCACACTATTCAGG GCAGCCACAAAGATGGGGGAATTCTGCCTCGCTCCTTAGCAGTCATCTTCAACAGTGTGGGGGACCGGTTGTACCAAGCCATGGACCTGAAGCCGTCCCTCTCCAACGAGGTGATCTGGCTGGACAGCAGGCAGGTTCGACAGGAGGAGACCAAGAAGCAGACCCTGCTGCGGGGGGGTCTGTGGGAG gAGGAACTGTTAACGCCACTGAAGAGGAGCCATAGTGCCGAATCTCAGCTCCAGGCCACCACCAGTGGCAGTTTTGACAGCGGAGTTGCTGGCCTCTCGTCATCCAGCCAGCTCACCAACCGTTCAGACAGCAGCCAGACAGAAG ACCTGGGCCCTCGGTGGGCTGACTTGGATCGCATTTCACTCACCAACGCAGGAGACGTACAGTTCTCCATCTGGGTCTCCTTCTTTGAGATTTACAATGAGTTAATCTATGACTTGTTAGAACCACCTTTATCTGGCCAGAACCGCAAGAAGCAGACACTGCGGCTCTGTGAAGACCAGACTGGCAACCCCTATGTGAAAG ATCTGAACTGGATCAATGTCCACGATGCTGATGAGGCCTGGAAGCTCCTGAAACTGGGTCGGAAAAACCAGAGTTTTGCTAGCACCCACATGAACCAGAACTCCAGTCGCAG TCACAGTGTCTTCTCCATTCGGATTCTGCACTTGCAAAGAGGTGGCAGTGAAACTGTTCCAAAAATCAGCGA GTTATCCCTCTGTGACCTGGCTGGCTCAGAGCGCTGCAAAGACCAGAAAAGTGGAGACCGAATGAAAGAAGCAAACAACATCAACACCTCCCTGCACACGCTGGGTCGCTGCATTACTGCCCTCCGCCAGAACCAGCAGTCCAA GTTGAAGCAGACTGTGGTTCCCTTCCGGGACAGCAAGCTGACCCGTGTGTTCCAGGGTTTCTTCACTGGACGGGGGCGCTCTTGCATGATAGTCAACATCAATCAGTGTGCATCTACGTATGATGAAACTCTCTATGTAGCCAAGTTCTCGGCCATTGCCAGCCAG CTTGTCCAGGCACCTCCCACAAAGCTGGGACTTCCATCCATCCAATCAATCATCAAAGAGCACAACAGGCGAACCAGCCAGAAACTAGAGGCAGTGGCAAAGGAAGAAGTGGAATCAGAAGAAGAGAGTGAGGATGAAGCAGATGTCTCCATGTATGAGAAGGAG GACTTGTTGCGTATAGTGGAAGCTGCACGAGAACTTCTGGTGAAAGAGCGGCAGGAGAAGCTGCAACTAGAAATGCGTCTCCGTGAGGAGATCTGCAATGAGATGAAGGAGCACATGCAGCAGAAGGAGCAATGGTGCAG CCAACACGTGGATGCtcagagggagctgctggaggaactgtATGAGGATAAACTGAATAACCTGAAGGAATCACTGACTGACTATTACCAGGAGGAGATCCAG GAGCGCGATGAGAAGATTGAGGAGCTCCAAACTGCTCTGCAGGAGGCAAAACAAAAACTGGAGAGCCTGGATACTAAGCCAAAGGACTCAGGGCAAGGCTTGCGTCGATCAAAGAGAGTGGCTTCCTCCTCcgctctgcagcaggagctggtagATGCTAAAGCCAAACTGGAGCAATGTCAAATGGAGTTAAATACTGCAACAGCAG AATTGCGCAAGTACCAGAAATTACTGGAACCGCCTCCCTCCGCCAAACCCATTACTGTGGATGTAGACAGGAAGCTGGAGGACGGACAGAAG AATGTCAGATTGCTGCGTTCAGAATTGCAAAAACTTGGGGAGTCTCTTCAGTCTGCGGAGAGGGCGTGCTGCCACAGTACGAGCGCAGGGAAACTTCGAGAAGCCCTATGTACATGCGACGACATTCTAGCTAAACAG GACCAAACACTGGCAGAACTGCAGAACAACATGATGCTGGTAAAACTAGATCTGCGGAAGAAAGCGGCTTGTATTGCTGAACAGTACCACACCGTGCAGAAGCTCCAGGCTCCTCCAACGTCTGCCTTAAAgaaacggttctgtgccaacagggAAAACCTACAACCTACTCAGCCTCCTGGTAAAAGGCCCTTTCTGCACAACCTGCTGACCCGCTCGGCGGCCCggcctggggctggcaggggctggcagCTTCGTTCAGTTGCTCTATGA